The Intrasporangium calvum DSM 43043 sequence TCGGCATCAAGTCTGGAATGCTTCGGCGAGCCGGCCTCGATCACCGGGCTGTGCTGGCGCTGCGGAGGACCATGCGCTCGGAGGGAGCGGAGGTGGTGGTGGCGCACGGCGGAGAGCCCCTGAAGTATGTCGTTGCCGCTGCTGGGCGCGTCCCAATCGTCTACTACAAGGTGGGACTATCTTCGGCCGAGCTCCGTCGCAGATCGAGGACGCTTCTCTACGGCGCCCTCGCCAGGCGCGCCGCCCGCGTCGTCGGAGTATCACAGGCGATCCTGGACCAAACGCGCGATCTTCTGCGTGTGCCCGAGGAGAAGCTCGCCCTTGTCCCTAATGGACGCGACCCGGAGAAATACCATCCAGCCACCCATGAGGAAGAGCGCGCAGACCCGCCTATGCTCCTTTTCGTCGGACAGCTCGAGACGGGGAAGCGCCCCGGGCTGTTCTTCGACGTGGTGGAGGTCCTGCGGTCTAGGGGAGTCCGGTTCGGCGCCGCAGTGGTCGGAGACGGTCCCTTGCGGGGGGGGTTGGAGGCACGTGCGCACGCCCTTGATGTGACTCTCCTGGGCGTCCGCCAGGACGTGCCGGCTCTGCTTCGCAAAGCCAGCGTGCTGCTAATGACCAGTGACCCCGCCACGGAGGGGATGGCGGGGGTGCTCATCGAAGCGGGCCTGAGCGGTGTCCCGGTGGTCACCACCGCGGCGGCGGGCGCCGCTGACGTCGTCCTCGACGGTGAGACGGGGTTTGTGGTCCACTCGGAAGTCCCCGACGAACTTGCAGATCGACTTGAGTTCCTCCTTGACGAACCGACGGCGCGGACCGACTTCGGACGCAGGGCAAGGACTCGTTGCGCGAGCAGATTCTCAATGGACGCCACGTCGGGCAAGTGGCTGGCGATGATCAGGCAGATGGTTCCCGCCTCGGCGTTTCAGGAGCACTCGGAGACCACAGGTACGCTTGCGGTGCACACCGGGAAGCATGTTCAAGAGTCAGTCATCGAGTGGGGGCGTCAGGGGTGAAGAGCCGTTTCGGCATATCGCCGGCCTTAGGACGTGTCGTGGCGGCTTTCCGGGGTCGAATGACTCTGCTGGCCGGCGTGTCGTTCCTAGGGGCGCTACTTGAGGCCTTCTTCCTGGTCATCGTTACGGGACTTGGGATGGCGCTCGTGAGCGGCGTGCCGACGGTGGGACCCTTCATGGGCCATTCGATCGCCATGGGCTCAGCCCTCGTGCTGGGCGCTTTTGTCTTGGTCGTCCGGGTCATTCTGAATCTGTGGGCCGTCCGGATCTCCGCCCGCCTAACGGCACACGTTACTACGGAGCAGCGACTTATTGCGTCTCACGCCTACTTGGGGGCCAGTTGGGATGTTCAGGAGGCCGAGCCTGCCGGGCGCCTACAAGAGCTGCTAACCACGTTCGTCAACCGGGTCACCGGCGCAGTTACGGTGCTCACCCAAGCCATCACAGCCCTACTTAGCCTCATCGCCTTCCTCGCTGCCAGCGTGGCGGTCGACTCACTCTCGACCCTGGCTGTAGTCGGAGTGCTGTCGTTGGTGGGCACCGTTCTTGTGCCACTACGAAGAGGCATCCGGAGACGCTCGGGCGAACTGGCCATCAGCAATCTGGCCTTTTCGAACGCGGTCGCAGAGCTGGGGGCGCTCGGGCTCGAGATGCAGACTTTCGGAGTCCAGACACGCTTTGCGGACCGCATCGATGCGCTTACTCGGCAGGCGACGGAGAGGCAGCGCCAAGTCCAAACGCTCTCAGGCGCAATGTCACCCATCTATATCTCTGTAGCGTATGCCGCTCTGTTGGTCGGCATAGCCATCTTGGGCCTCGCTGGCTTCTCCAACCTAACGGCCGTCGGAGCGATCATGCTTCTCATGCTGCGCTCGTTGAACTACGGTCAGCAGCTTGCCTCTGCTTGGGGGGCGCTAGCGGCCCACGCGCCGTTCCTCGATCGCCTCGAGTCGACGGTAGAGGCTTACAGGGCCTCTACCGCGAGTGGCGGTGTGTCTGTTCCGGACGCGGTTACACCGCTGGAGGCGCGCGGCGTCGACTTCGCGTACCGGATGGACCAGCCAACCCTGACCGGCGTCAACTTCCAAATCGAGGCCGGAGAGATTATTGGAGTGGTCGGACCATCGGGGGCGGGGAAGTCCACCTTGGCCCAGTTGGTCCTCGGACTGCGGGATCCGAAGAGGGGCGCTGTGCTCGCGTGCGGCGTTGACCTCCGCAAAGTTGACCGTGCCTGGTGGAGCAGTCGGGTTGCCTTCGTGGCACAGGACGCAAAGCTCTTCACCGGCACGCTCGCAGAGAATCTGCGCTTCTTCCGAGACGGGATCGACAATGAAACCCTGCGAAGAGCGGCGCATCAAGCCAACATTCTCACCGAAATAGGTGCACTTCCACTCGGCTTTGACACCCATCTAGGAGAACGTGGGGGCGCGCTTTCGGGCGGCCAGCGTCAGCGGCTCTCCATCGCTCGCGCTCTAGCCGGTGATCCCGAGATAATTGTGCTAGACGAGCCAACGTCGGCGCTCGACGGGATAAGCGAACGCCTAATCCGTGACACCTTGGCTGCCCTTAAGGGACAGGTGACGGTGATCATCATTGCCCACCGTATGTCGACACTGGATATCTGCGATCGAATCATGGTTATTGAGCGCGGCCGGATGACGGCATTCGACTCGCCCGACGCACTCCGTCGGGATAGTGGCTTCTACCAGAACGCTATGGCAACCGCGGGAATCATGCCGGACCAAAGGGCATAGCGGTGCGTGTGCTTTACGTGATCGACTCCCTCGCCCCAGGTGGAGCTGAGACCTCCCTGGCAGAAATGGCTCCAGAGATGGTCAGCAGGGGGGTCGAACTGCACATCGTTCCGTTGGGAGACCGGACCGACCTGCTTCCCGAACTGGAACAGGCCGGGGCGAACGTTCACACGCAGCAGCCCCCAGGGGGCCGCGTCGTCAACATACGCAGAGTGATGCACGTTGCACGGCGCATCCAACCGGACTTGGTACACACCACCCTCTTCGAGGCCGACTTCGCGGGTCGGATCGCCGCCCGGGCGCTGAATATCCCGTCGTCTAGCAGCATCGTCAACGACTCCTACGGCCCTTCGCACTACGCCGAATCAACCACGGCCAAACTCCATGCGGCTCGAGCACTTGACGCCGCCACCGCCCGGTTTTCGACGCGGTTTCACGCGATCTCGGCCGCGATCGCTGAGAGCGTCCCACCGCGACTCGGTATCCCTTCTAGCAGGGTCGAAGTGATACCACGCGGACGGGATCCAGAGAAGTTCCCGTTCCAGCAAGAACCCGTACGATCGTTGACGCGGCAACGACTTGGGATCGGACTAGGCACGCCCGTTGTACTCGTCTTGAGCCGCCTTGAGCCCCAGAAGGGCCTCCTTGTTCTCATACGTGCGCTCCGTACCGTCGTCCGGATGCATCCTGATGTTGTGGTGCTGTTCGCGGGCCGGGAGGGACGGGCAGGAGCCGCGCTCCGCTCCGAGTCGGCCTCGCTCATGGCCGACGTCCGCTTCCTGGGCCACCGCACGGACGCCGCCGCACTTTTGACCGCTGCCGACGTCCTGTGCTTCCCGTCAGAGCGGGAGGGCTTCGGAGGGGTGCTCATTGAGGCCATGGCCGTAGGCTGCCCAGTAGTTGCCTCATCCATTCCGACAACGCTCGAAGTTCTTGGCGAGGATATTGGAACGATCACACCGGTCGGTGACACGAGAGGACTCGCCGACGCCCTTAACAGAGTACTTTCCGACAAGCCTGCCGCCGCCGCCAGTGCGCGACGCGGCCGGGCACGATTCGATGAACTATTCACCACGGACGCAGTTGTCAACCAGATGATCGACTTCTTCGAGCGGAGTCGCTCACGGTGATACCAGTGAGCACTGGTCCCATTCGGTTTGCATGGGTCAGGTGTCATGCTCAAACGCCAGGACGCCAGTTCCCGCCAATAGGGATCGGCGAACCTGGACGGGAAGACCCCTCACCGATACAAGCGCTCAGTACTAAGCGATCGGAACTCGATGGACCTCTATGAGTTGCTCGTCGCGCCGAACCTGCGACACCCTGACTCCCTTACGCGGCTGCAGCAGGGCGCCAGCCAGAACAGCTCTGGCTGGCGCGCCCGGGCATTGAAGGCCGAGTACGTTACATGTCTACACCTGATGAAACGAAGCCGCGCAGACCTACTGTGGGCAGGATTCCTCCCGCTCGAGCTCCAACACCGCTTCGACAAATCGATGTCTTGGCGCCGGATAGCTTTGGGGGGGCAGGATCGAGCACGAGCTTGGCGAAGTCTCAGCCCATATCTCCCGGTGTCGGGAATATCAGCTGCACTTCGTAGGGCCGCCTCAACCAGGACTACGTTTCCCCGCGATAAGTTGCAACTCCTTCTCGACGAACTGACCGGCTTAGTACAGAGGGTGAATCCGTCGGCACTGATCATAACGGCGAACTACGATCCCGCGATCCGACTCGTGGCGCTGGCCGCACGTCAGGCGGGTGTTCCCGTCGCTCTCTATCCGCACGGACTGTCCTCACCGAACTTCTGGCTTGAGCGCAACGATGGGTTGGCATCGCACTTTCTGTGCTGGACGGAAGAAGAGCGCCTGGGATACATTGCGGCGGGCGTACGAGACATGCGGGTCCGGGTCGTCGGGCCACTGCGCTCGCCCAGGTCATGGAATGCAGATCGGCGGCCTGTCGACTTCGACTTGCTCTGGCTCGGACATCGATTCCGAGCCCAGCAATACATTCCCACCCTAGATCGGATCCGTCACGAGGCGGAGGATGCGGGCTTCAGACTTGCCTACAGACCGCACCCGCTAGAGGATCCTACAGACGTAGGATCGCTTCTTCCCGGCGCATTGCTCAACCCTCGCGTCGGCATCGGCGAGCATCTTGAGTCAGCCAAAGTCGTGGTCGGGGGGGTGACAACGGGCCTGATCGAGGCTGCGATGCTCGGTCGCAGAACAATATTCATCGAAGACCTTGACGCCATCGAGGCGCCGGAGGTTAGATCGCATCTCAGGAGGGTGTCCACTATCGCGACACTCTCAAACGATTTCAGCATCGAACAGGTGCGATTGGTGATGAGCGCGGCAATAACCTCCGAGAGTTTCCTTTCACCCGAACAGGAGATACCGAAACTGATAAATTCAGGCTGGTTTCGCCGAGGTGACGGCGCCGTAACCAGTGAATCATACAGGTAGTTCTACTTTCCTGATCGGTCGTATCGGACGAGTGCCAGCATCAAGGGCTCGGCGGGTGCAATATTCTTAGATCGTTGCTTCGTTTGTCTCGCCGCGCCGTCTATGAATAGTGCTGCCATTGCCACCCTTATCGATACGGCCGAGCCCAGCCCATGCTAAGAGGAACATGGCGAGGAGCGACCTATTCGCTCGAACACTGACGCCAGGAGGCGTACCATCAAAATCCTAGTTATCCCGGCCTACTATGGCTTCGGTGGCCGGCACGGGTTCGGCACCAGCACTGAAGGAGTCTTCTTCAGGGAGCAGGCAGTCGCGCTGGCGCACGCTGGACACGATGTGAGCCTACTGTATGTTCACTTCGACGGGAATCGTGGCGTCGAACTTGAAACGATCAACGATACCGGAGTACGAGGAATATTCGTGCACGCTAAACCGTTGCGCGTTCCCGTGAACCTCCTTTACAGAGTCTTGCTGATGATATGGGCGTTTCACCGTTCCGTTTTGCAGGAACGACCGAACATTATCCATGCGCATTCGTACCGAGCCAGTCTGTTTGCCTGGCCCATTTCCAAGATCTGGGGAGTTCCTTATGTGATCACCGAGCATTCATCGACGCTGAGTGGAGAACTGCCTCGCCAGTGGAGACTGGTCGCACGCTGGGGCTTCGGCCAGGCCGACGCCGTCCTGGCCGTGAGCAACGGCCTCGCGCTCACCTTAAGACGCTATACGCGCAGAAAGGTTTTGGTCATTCCCAACCTGGTTCAGCGAAGCTTCTTTACCGGGGATCTGCGAGCCCCTAAAGGCCCACGACGGCAGCCTCTGAAGTTCCTCTCTGTCGGACGCTGCCACCCCAACAAGGGATGGGATGTCCTGCTGCAGTCTTTCGCGCTTTTGGTTCACTCAGGCGTAGATGCAATTCTACAACTCTGTGGAGGAGGCGCCGAATGTCCCGACCTTGAACGAATCAGCGCGTCGCTCGGGGTCGACGATCGCGTACAGTTCCTCGGCAGGGTAGACCGTAACAATGTCAGACGGCTCATGGAGGAGTGTGACTGCCATGTCATGGCAAGCAGGGTCGAGACCTTTGGCATAGTTAATGTGGAGGCTCTGGCGCTGGGAAAGCCAATCATCATGACCGACACTGACGCAGCTAGCACCATCGTGAATGACACAAACGGCCTAGTCGTGCCGATAGGCGACGTCGAGGTTCTGGCACTCTCCATGAAGCGCATCGCAGAGACGCTCGACGAATATGACTCTGAGGCCATCCGGGAGCGGTGCTCGGCGCAGTTTTCCGAAGCGGCTGTCTGCGCTCGCCTAACGGAAATCTACTTCGCGGTCCTGGCAGAGAACCCGGTCCGTTCGCGCGCTGAAAGCTGGAGGCCCCGGTTCGGCCGCAACTGACGGCATCAGCTGTCTCCCCGTCATCGAATCACAGCGGAAATAGCCTCTGCGCCACGGCGAATCCACGGGAACGCCCGAAGAGCCCTAGCGTCAAGTGCGTGGCTCGCCTCAGCGGTTGATCCTTTAGGGCCATGGGGGCTAAACGGAAAGCGCGTCGTCGGTTCCCAGCAATCAAATTCTCTCTGGCTGCCCGATAGTGATACCAACCGTTCAGTCCCTCATCTAGGTGGAGATCCGACGAGTATTTGACTAGGTAGCGTTCCCATGCAGCCGCAGCCAATTCTGGGTTAGCGACATGGTCTTTCCGACCCCGTGTGACGATCGCCAGATTCTCGGGGACGACCGCTAGAAGCGAGTCATTAGCTAGACAGGCGAGAACGAAATCGCGCTCCTCAAGGGAAGGAAAAGAGCCGTCAAATTTCACCGGCGGCGCAGCGACGCATCTATCAACAAGCAACATGGGAGTACCTGTTCCCGCGACGCCGCGGAGCATGTCCATTCTCGAAAACGGGCCAGGGACGAACCTGCTGGCAGGGACATCTCGCCCGCTGTATCGCCACCCGCAGCCCATCACCGAGACCGGGCGTCCGCCTGACTGGATGGCGCGGAGCTTGCGTATCTGCGTTTCTAGTTTAGTGGGCAACCACTCATCATCTGAGTCCATGAATGCAACTAGTGCCGTTTCCGCCTCGCGCAACCCCAGATTCCTAGCTCCAGACGGTCCCATATTGGTAGGTGCGTCGATGTGGCGTATTCTTCGGTCACGAATGCCTTTGGCGACGCAGCGAGAGTCATCAGTCGAGGCGTCATCGACGAGGTACAGAATCAGTTCGCCATGCGTTTGCGACAGCACGCTGTTCACTGCCGTCGTCAACGTCGCGGGGCGATTGAAGTACGGAAGTATCACTGAGACAGAATCACGCGTGTTCCAATATTGTGCAGTCATAGTATGTCCCGC is a genomic window containing:
- a CDS encoding glycosyltransferase, translating into MPAYYGFGGRHGFGTSTEGVFFREQAVALAHAGHDVSLLYVHFDGNRGVELETINDTGVRGIFVHAKPLRVPVNLLYRVLLMIWAFHRSVLQERPNIIHAHSYRASLFAWPISKIWGVPYVITEHSSTLSGELPRQWRLVARWGFGQADAVLAVSNGLALTLRRYTRRKVLVIPNLVQRSFFTGDLRAPKGPRRQPLKFLSVGRCHPNKGWDVLLQSFALLVHSGVDAILQLCGGGAECPDLERISASLGVDDRVQFLGRVDRNNVRRLMEECDCHVMASRVETFGIVNVEALALGKPIIMTDTDAASTIVNDTNGLVVPIGDVEVLALSMKRIAETLDEYDSEAIRERCSAQFSEAAVCARLTEIYFAVLAENPVRSRAESWRPRFGRN
- a CDS encoding glycosyltransferase family 4 protein; this encodes MLYVIDSLAPGGAETSLAEMAPEMVSRGVELHIVPLGDRTDLLPELEQAGANVHTQQPPGGRVVNIRRVMHVARRIQPDLVHTTLFEADFAGRIAARALNIPSSSSIVNDSYGPSHYAESTTAKLHAARALDAATARFSTRFHAISAAIAESVPPRLGIPSSRVEVIPRGRDPEKFPFQQEPVRSLTRQRLGIGLGTPVVLVLSRLEPQKGLLVLIRALRTVVRMHPDVVVLFAGREGRAGAALRSESASLMADVRFLGHRTDAAALLTAADVLCFPSEREGFGGVLIEAMAVGCPVVASSIPTTLEVLGEDIGTITPVGDTRGLADALNRVLSDKPAAAASARRGRARFDELFTTDAVVNQMIDFFERSRSR
- a CDS encoding ABC transporter ATP-binding protein → MTLLAGVSFLGALLEAFFLVIVTGLGMALVSGVPTVGPFMGHSIAMGSALVLGAFVLVVRVILNLWAVRISARLTAHVTTEQRLIASHAYLGASWDVQEAEPAGRLQELLTTFVNRVTGAVTVLTQAITALLSLIAFLAASVAVDSLSTLAVVGVLSLVGTVLVPLRRGIRRRSGELAISNLAFSNAVAELGALGLEMQTFGVQTRFADRIDALTRQATERQRQVQTLSGAMSPIYISVAYAALLVGIAILGLAGFSNLTAVGAIMLLMLRSLNYGQQLASAWGALAAHAPFLDRLESTVEAYRASTASGGVSVPDAVTPLEARGVDFAYRMDQPTLTGVNFQIEAGEIIGVVGPSGAGKSTLAQLVLGLRDPKRGAVLACGVDLRKVDRAWWSSRVAFVAQDAKLFTGTLAENLRFFRDGIDNETLRRAAHQANILTEIGALPLGFDTHLGERGGALSGGQRQRLSIARALAGDPEIIVLDEPTSALDGISERLIRDTLAALKGQVTVIIIAHRMSTLDICDRIMVIERGRMTAFDSPDALRRDSGFYQNAMATAGIMPDQRA
- a CDS encoding glycosyltransferase family 2 protein — encoded protein: MTAQYWNTRDSVSVILPYFNRPATLTTAVNSVLSQTHGELILYLVDDASTDDSRCVAKGIRDRRIRHIDAPTNMGPSGARNLGLREAETALVAFMDSDDEWLPTKLETQIRKLRAIQSGGRPVSVMGCGWRYSGRDVPASRFVPGPFSRMDMLRGVAGTGTPMLLVDRCVAAPPVKFDGSFPSLEERDFVLACLANDSLLAVVPENLAIVTRGRKDHVANPELAAAAWERYLVKYSSDLHLDEGLNGWYHYRAARENLIAGNRRRAFRLAPMALKDQPLRRATHLTLGLFGRSRGFAVAQRLFPL